In Pseudomonas fakonensis, one DNA window encodes the following:
- a CDS encoding DUF2784 domain-containing protein, producing MFYRLAADALVLFHLSFILLVLFGGLLVLWRRRAVIVHLPALAWGLAVEGLHLECPLTQWENRLRFAAGDHGYHGGFVEHYIWPLIYPAGLTPEIQLWLGSFVALLNLGIYGYVLWRLARRHHE from the coding sequence ATGTTCTACCGTCTCGCTGCCGATGCCCTGGTGCTGTTCCACCTGAGTTTCATCCTGCTGGTACTGTTCGGCGGCCTGCTGGTGCTGTGGCGCCGGCGCGCGGTGATCGTCCACCTGCCGGCCCTGGCCTGGGGCCTGGCGGTCGAAGGCCTGCACCTGGAATGCCCGCTCACCCAATGGGAAAACCGCCTGCGCTTTGCCGCAGGCGACCACGGCTACCACGGCGGCTTCGTCGAACACTACATCTGGCCGCTGATCTACCCCGCCGGGCTTACCCCCGAGATCCAGCTGTGGCTGGGCAGCTTCGTCGCCCTGCTCAACCTGGGCATCTATGGCTACGTGCTGTGGCGCCTAGCGCGTCGCCACCACGAATAA
- a CDS encoding FecR family protein, translating into MKTTLALILLALVGASALLGSPWMRQRFELADLSTDSQQQISRHLEDGSLLVLRPDTAVDIEYSPQQRRLTVLTGGIYLEVAASDPRPLLLVTDHGTLAIHTAQLTLDRLPEQTQVSVQAGSAVLQSGSRQIHLGAADALSFDASGPVHPSP; encoded by the coding sequence ATGAAAACCACCCTCGCCCTCATCCTGCTCGCCCTGGTCGGCGCCTCTGCGCTGCTCGGCTCGCCGTGGATGCGCCAGCGCTTCGAACTGGCCGACCTGAGCACCGACAGCCAGCAGCAGATCAGCCGCCACCTGGAAGACGGCAGCTTGTTGGTGTTACGCCCCGACACGGCGGTGGATATCGAGTACAGCCCGCAGCAACGGCGCCTGACCGTGCTCACCGGCGGCATCTACCTGGAGGTGGCCGCCAGCGACCCACGCCCGCTGCTGCTGGTCACCGACCACGGCACCCTGGCCATCCACACCGCGCAGCTGACCCTGGACCGCTTGCCCGAACAGACCCAGGTCAGCGTGCAGGCCGGCAGCGCCGTGCTGCAAAGCGGCAGCCGGCAGATTCACCTGGGCGCAGCCGACGCCCTGAGTTTCGATGCCTCAGGCCCGGTACACCCCAGCCCCTGA
- a CDS encoding PLP-dependent aminotransferase family protein, with product MLQLHPDSPTPLVNQIIDGLRELIDNQTLKPGAKVPSIRAFASTYSVSTFTVVEAYDRLVAQGLLVSKGNAGFFVNRAANELLDSQNVEADTSRPTFNSEWYLQQIFETRQLPYKPGCGWLPNDWMYEEGLRRGMRQVAGSPLELSGYGDPMGLPELRALTAQNLTQELSIVANPAQLMLTHGASQALDLAVRTLVRPGDVVLVDDPGYPNLMSILRTQGATLVGVPRTPAGYDLDQLERLLAHHRPTAFFTQPHLHSPTCSRTPLAQLHRLLQLASQHGFRLVENNLYADMIADPLPCLASLDHLQQVVYVGSYSKSISPNVRVGYLLANPELTQKLLHLKMRSGLTTSQVMERVVYAAIIDGRWRKHLKRLRQRLADAHQEVGRHLHRLGFELFIESDEGMYIWTRHPAIPDSTALLDDALEKGIMLGPGQLFMVDAKATGWMRFNVAFSTDPAMWELLEKVMVKHVRRGGL from the coding sequence ATGCTCCAGCTACACCCGGACTCCCCTACCCCGCTGGTCAACCAGATCATCGACGGGTTGCGCGAACTGATCGACAACCAGACCCTCAAGCCCGGCGCGAAGGTGCCGTCGATCCGTGCCTTCGCGTCCACCTATTCGGTGAGCACCTTCACCGTGGTGGAAGCCTACGACCGGCTGGTGGCCCAGGGCCTGCTGGTGAGCAAGGGCAATGCGGGGTTCTTCGTCAATCGTGCGGCGAACGAGCTGCTGGACAGCCAGAACGTCGAGGCCGACACCTCGCGCCCGACGTTCAACTCCGAGTGGTACCTGCAACAGATCTTCGAGACCCGTCAGCTCCCCTACAAACCCGGCTGCGGCTGGTTGCCCAATGACTGGATGTACGAAGAAGGCCTGCGCCGCGGCATGCGCCAGGTGGCCGGCAGCCCGCTGGAGCTGTCTGGCTACGGCGACCCCATGGGCCTGCCCGAGCTGCGCGCGCTGACTGCGCAAAACCTCACCCAGGAGCTGTCAATCGTCGCCAACCCGGCGCAGCTGATGCTGACCCACGGCGCCAGCCAGGCCCTGGACCTGGCGGTGCGCACCCTGGTGCGCCCGGGCGACGTGGTGCTGGTGGACGACCCCGGCTACCCCAACCTGATGAGCATCCTGCGCACCCAGGGCGCCACCCTGGTAGGTGTGCCACGCACCCCGGCCGGCTACGACCTCGACCAGCTCGAGCGCCTGCTGGCCCACCACCGCCCCACGGCATTCTTCACCCAGCCGCACCTGCACAGCCCGACCTGCTCGCGCACCCCGCTGGCGCAGTTGCACCGCCTGCTGCAGTTGGCCAGCCAGCACGGCTTCCGGCTGGTGGAGAACAACCTGTACGCCGACATGATCGCCGACCCGCTGCCATGCCTGGCCAGCCTCGACCACCTGCAGCAGGTGGTGTATGTCGGCAGCTACTCGAAAAGCATCTCGCCCAACGTGCGGGTGGGTTACCTGCTGGCCAACCCCGAGCTCACCCAAAAGTTGCTGCACCTGAAGATGCGCTCGGGCCTGACCACCTCACAGGTGATGGAGCGGGTGGTGTACGCCGCGATCATTGACGGGCGCTGGCGCAAGCACCTCAAGCGCCTGCGCCAGCGCCTGGCCGACGCCCACCAGGAAGTCGGCCGGCACCTGCACCGGCTGGGCTTCGAGCTGTTCATCGAGTCCGACGAAGGCATGTACATCTGGACCCGCCACCCAGCCATCCCCGACAGCACCGCGCTGCTGGATGACGCGCTGGAAAAAGGCATCATGCTCGGGCCCGGGCAGTTGTTCATGGTCGATGCCAAGGCGACCGGGTGGATGCGCTTCAACGTGGCGTTCAGTACCGACCCTGCGATGTGGGAGTTGCTGGAGAAGGTGATGGTCAAGCATGTGCGCCGGGGTGGGTTGTAA
- a CDS encoding methyl-accepting chemotaxis protein has product MPHTTRFYPHYRKADRIMLGLTWLMLVFSLALAFWHDTLIQSLVVGGATCLALSGLYRTIGGTRPMRCCLAVGLMVMAALHINQAEGMIESHFGIFALLAVLTFYRDWLPILVAALTIALHHVIFHMLQHQGYPVFVMAHHGGWGMVMVHAFYVVMETIALLYLAVHARLDAEESQDLLDKMLLTTSQLTRETTNEGAAHVPLAQRFEHFLGQITDLVDGVVRDSQGLGELGQELAKTSSTLEKGARHQLNEIAQVTGCMQQMGDAMGHIAEHVEHAAEHAGQASAQVSRGQDSVNRAQQEITQLASHLQATNDTVEALAGQAQQIGTVLEVISSIAEQTNLLALNAAIEAARAGDQGRGFAVVADEVRNLAKRTAVSTQEIRAIIQALQQGSRQAVEAMHDSRQGVERCVEDSQLAAAMLLAVSRDIAQIDTLNGQIVTTTREQSAVSQEIVERLQSVQGIASGTAQDMETLASSSRRLPPIASRLDALGKTFHP; this is encoded by the coding sequence ATGCCCCACACCACCCGCTTTTACCCGCACTACCGCAAGGCCGACCGGATCATGCTCGGCCTGACCTGGCTGATGCTGGTGTTCTCGCTGGCCCTGGCTTTCTGGCACGACACCCTCATTCAATCCCTCGTGGTCGGCGGCGCTACATGCCTTGCACTGAGCGGGCTGTACCGCACCATCGGCGGTACCCGCCCGATGCGTTGTTGCCTGGCGGTCGGCCTGATGGTCATGGCGGCGCTGCACATCAACCAGGCCGAGGGCATGATCGAATCGCACTTCGGCATCTTCGCCCTGCTGGCGGTACTGACCTTCTACCGTGACTGGCTGCCGATTCTGGTGGCGGCGCTGACCATCGCCCTGCACCACGTGATCTTCCATATGCTGCAACACCAGGGCTACCCGGTGTTCGTCATGGCTCACCATGGCGGCTGGGGGATGGTGATGGTGCATGCGTTCTACGTGGTGATGGAGACCATTGCCCTGTTGTACCTGGCCGTGCACGCTCGCCTGGACGCCGAAGAGAGCCAGGACTTGCTCGACAAGATGCTGCTGACCACCTCGCAACTCACCCGCGAAACCACCAACGAAGGTGCGGCGCACGTCCCGCTGGCCCAGCGCTTCGAGCACTTTCTCGGCCAGATCACCGACCTGGTGGATGGCGTGGTGCGCGACTCGCAAGGCTTGGGCGAACTGGGCCAGGAGCTGGCCAAGACCAGCAGCACCCTGGAAAAAGGCGCCCGCCACCAGCTGAACGAAATCGCCCAGGTAACCGGCTGCATGCAGCAGATGGGCGATGCCATGGGCCACATTGCCGAGCACGTCGAGCACGCCGCCGAACATGCAGGCCAGGCCAGCGCGCAAGTAAGCCGCGGCCAGGACAGCGTCAACCGCGCCCAGCAGGAAATCACCCAGCTGGCCTCGCACCTGCAGGCCACCAACGACACCGTCGAGGCCCTGGCCGGGCAGGCGCAGCAGATCGGTACCGTGCTGGAGGTGATCAGCAGCATTGCCGAGCAGACCAACCTGCTGGCGCTGAACGCCGCCATCGAGGCCGCCCGTGCCGGCGACCAGGGGCGCGGCTTTGCCGTGGTGGCCGACGAGGTGCGCAACCTGGCCAAGCGTACCGCGGTTTCCACCCAGGAAATCAGGGCGATCATCCAGGCCCTGCAGCAAGGCAGCCGGCAGGCGGTGGAGGCCATGCACGACAGCCGCCAAGGGGTGGAACGCTGCGTCGAGGACAGCCAGCTGGCGGCGGCGATGCTGCTGGCGGTGAGCCGCGACATTGCGCAGATCGACACACTCAACGGGCAGATCGTTACCACCACCCGCGAGCAGTCGGCGGTCAGCCAGGAGATCGTCGAGCGCTTGCAGTCGGTGCAGGGAATTGCCAGCGGCACCGCCCAGGACATGGAGACTTTGGCGTCCAGCAGCCGCAGGCTGCCGCCAATCGCCAGCCGGCTGGATGCGCTGGGGAAGACCTTTCACCCGTAA
- the tam gene encoding trans-aconitate 2-methyltransferase, with product MAWSATQYSLFEDERTRAVRDLLAAVPARPVRHATDLGCGPGNSTEVLLQRCPDAQVSALDSDPDMIDKARQRPRLGIPRVRCEIADISAWSASEPQDLILANASLQWVPDHGSLYPHLVRQLSEGASLAVQTPDNLDEPAHRQLREIAARGPWAGKFADFSLPPRHNAGFYYDLLSPLCARVDVWRTTYHHPLPGGAEAVVEWFKGSALRPYLARLDEREKQDFLQLYLQAMQHDYPPATDGKVLLPFPRLFVVATR from the coding sequence ATGGCCTGGTCCGCCACCCAGTACTCCCTGTTCGAAGACGAACGCACCCGCGCCGTGCGCGACCTGCTGGCCGCCGTGCCTGCGCGCCCGGTGCGCCATGCCACCGACCTGGGCTGCGGCCCGGGCAACTCCACCGAGGTGTTGTTGCAGCGCTGCCCCGACGCCCAGGTGAGCGCGCTGGATAGCGACCCCGACATGATCGACAAGGCCCGCCAGCGGCCGCGCCTTGGCATTCCACGGGTGCGTTGCGAGATCGCCGATATTTCAGCCTGGTCGGCCAGCGAACCCCAGGACCTGATCCTGGCCAACGCCTCGCTGCAGTGGGTGCCCGACCACGGCTCCCTGTACCCGCACCTGGTGCGCCAGCTCAGCGAGGGCGCAAGCCTTGCCGTGCAGACCCCGGACAATCTCGACGAACCGGCGCATCGGCAACTGCGCGAGATCGCCGCCCGTGGGCCATGGGCTGGCAAGTTCGCCGATTTCAGCCTGCCGCCGCGGCACAACGCGGGGTTTTATTACGACCTGCTTAGCCCGCTGTGCGCCCGTGTGGATGTGTGGCGCACCACCTACCACCACCCGTTGCCCGGCGGTGCCGAGGCGGTGGTTGAGTGGTTCAAGGGTTCGGCGCTGCGCCCCTACCTGGCAAGGCTGGACGAACGGGAGAAGCAGGACTTTTTGCAACTGTACCTGCAAGCCATGCAACACGATTACCCGCCGGCCACCGACGGCAAGGTGCTGTTGCCGTTCCCGCGGTTATTCGTGGTGGCGACGCGCTAG
- a CDS encoding amino acid permease, whose product MDATSTSTAKGEHESKLSASLKSRHLTMMSIAGVIGGALFVGSGSVIHSAGPAAVLAYLAGGILVVLIMRMLGEMATSSPDTGSFSTYADRAIGRWAGFTIGWLYWWYWVILMAWEAYVAGKILHGFFPDVSVNVFVLATTMVLITVNFFNVKHYGEFEFWFALIKVVAIVCFLIVCTAAVMNIWQFGEVRGITHLTAEGFMPNGITTVIGALLGVMFAFLGAEIVTIAASEAKDPATQIVKATNSVVWRVCLFYVGSIFLIVCLVPWNDPQLGVSGYGAYRRTLELLGVPHAELLMNFVVLTSVSSCLISGHYTASRMLFSLAQRGDAPSFFKITRAGTGVPVYAIIGSCAVAVVCALINFSETLRPKDVLETLMNTTGMIALLVYLVIAFSQLRMRRKLIAEGKEVRLKMWLFPWLTYLVIAFIVAALVTMAFMPDYQILVISTGIAAAVVVAMGVVHQVRSAKQQH is encoded by the coding sequence ATGGACGCAACATCTACATCCACTGCGAAAGGCGAGCACGAGAGTAAACTCAGTGCTTCGTTGAAATCGCGTCACCTGACCATGATGTCGATCGCCGGGGTGATCGGCGGCGCACTGTTCGTCGGGTCCGGCAGCGTCATCCACAGCGCCGGCCCTGCTGCGGTGCTGGCCTACCTGGCAGGCGGCATCCTGGTGGTGCTGATCATGCGCATGCTCGGTGAAATGGCGACTTCCTCGCCAGACACCGGCTCGTTCTCCACCTACGCCGACCGCGCCATCGGCCGCTGGGCCGGCTTCACCATCGGCTGGCTGTACTGGTGGTACTGGGTGATCCTGATGGCCTGGGAAGCCTATGTCGCCGGCAAGATCCTGCACGGCTTCTTCCCTGACGTCAGCGTCAACGTGTTCGTGCTGGCCACCACGATGGTGCTGATCACCGTCAACTTCTTCAACGTCAAGCACTACGGCGAGTTCGAGTTCTGGTTCGCGTTGATCAAGGTGGTGGCGATCGTCTGCTTCCTGATCGTCTGTACTGCGGCGGTGATGAACATCTGGCAGTTCGGTGAAGTACGTGGCATCACCCACCTGACCGCCGAAGGCTTCATGCCCAACGGCATCACCACGGTGATCGGTGCCTTGCTCGGTGTGATGTTCGCCTTCCTGGGCGCCGAAATCGTCACCATCGCGGCCTCCGAAGCCAAGGACCCGGCCACCCAGATCGTCAAGGCCACCAACTCGGTGGTATGGCGCGTGTGCCTGTTCTATGTCGGCTCGATCTTCCTGATCGTCTGCCTGGTGCCGTGGAACGACCCGCAACTGGGCGTCTCCGGTTATGGCGCCTACCGCCGCACCCTGGAGCTGCTGGGCGTGCCCCACGCCGAGCTGCTGATGAACTTCGTGGTGCTGACCTCGGTGAGCAGCTGCCTGATCTCCGGCCACTACACCGCCTCGCGCATGCTGTTCTCCCTGGCCCAGCGTGGCGATGCGCCGTCGTTCTTCAAGATCACCCGCGCCGGCACTGGTGTACCGGTGTACGCGATCATCGGCTCCTGCGCCGTTGCCGTGGTGTGCGCGCTGATCAACTTCAGCGAGACCCTGCGCCCGAAAGACGTGCTGGAGACCCTGATGAACACCACCGGCATGATCGCCCTGCTGGTGTACCTGGTGATCGCCTTCTCGCAGCTGCGCATGCGCCGCAAGCTGATCGCCGAAGGCAAGGAAGTGCGCCTGAAGATGTGGCTGTTCCCGTGGCTGACCTACCTGGTGATCGCCTTCATCGTGGCGGCCCTGGTGACCATGGCGTTCATGCCTGACTACCAGATCCTGGTGATCTCCACCGGCATTGCGGCGGCTGTCGTAGTGGCGATGGGTGTGGTGCATCAGGTTCGTAGCGCCAAGCAACAGCACTAA